In the genome of Streptomyces aquilus, the window GCAGACCGACGTCGACGGGTGTGACCGTACGGCCCGAAATCCTGAGCCTGCCACCGAAGTTGGCCTGCACCAGCACCCCCACCGTCACCTCCCGGCCGCTCAGCGCGAGCCGTCGCGACGAGGTGCCGACACCGGCCTTGAACCCGAGCGCGGAGGTCCCCGTGCCCGCCCCCACGCACCCTTCGGCCACCGGCCCGTCGGACGCGTTCTCCAGCGCGGACCGGATATGCTCCTCGCGCACCGGGCGGGAGCGGATGTCGGACAGCAGCCCGTCGTTGCACTCCCCCACCACCGGGTTCAGGCTGCGCACGTCCTCGTTGCCCGGCCGCTCCAGCATCCAGCCGACCAGGGCGTCGGCGACCCGGAAGGCGGAGAGGGTCGAGGTGAGCAGCACCGGCGTCTCCAGCGCGCCGAGTTCGGCCAGCTGCGTGCCGCCCAGCAGCTTGCCGTACCCGTTGCCCACGAACACCCCGGCGGGCAGCGGGCGTTGCGGGCCGATCCCGTCCGGCACGATCGCGGTGACGCCACTGTGCACCCGTGGCGGGTCGATCAGCGTGGTGTGGCCGACCCGGACGCCCGGCACGTCGGTGAGCGCGTTGTGCGGCCCCGTGGGCAGGTCACCGACGCCGAGGCCGATGTCCCGGGCCCGAGGAGCGGCGCCGGAGGAGGACGGGCGAGGGGCGGGTGCGCTCATGATCGGCACCCTACGCGGACACGGTTCCGCGCCTCGCGCGGTTATGCCTTGTCGAGCTGGTCCGCCAGATCGGCCAGGCCGTCGGCGTACAGGTCGAAGCGGTCCTCGGGGGCGGGCGGATCGCCGACCGGGCGGGCGACGTACGCGGTGCGCAGGCCGAGGCGCTGGGCTCCGCGCAGGTCCCAGGCGTGGGCGGCGACCATCAGCAGCCGCTCCGGCGGTCGTCCGGAGACGCTGACGGCCAGTTGGTAGACCGCGGGGTCCGGCTTGAAGGTCGCGGCCTCCGCGGCGGACAACGCCTGGTGCCAGCGGAGTCCGGCGTGGGCGCTGAGTTCCAGCAAAGCCGTACGGCTTGCATTGGACAGCCCGATCAGCGGGAACCGCCGGGCGAGCCGCGCCAGACCCGCCAGGGTGTCGGGCCACGCCGGGAGCCGCCGAGCGGACAGCGCCAGCGCGGCGGCCGCCGAGTCGTCGGCTCCGGTGGCGTCGGCCACCAGCCGCGCCGCCTCCCGGTCGATGACCTCGCTGGTGGTGAAAGGCCTCGCCCCCGCCACGACGCGGGCCTGCTCGTGCTCGACGTGCCGCTGCCACAGGGAGAGGAGTTCCTCGACCCTGGTGTCGTCGAGCGAGGCGTCGAGTGCGCGGATGCCGGCGCGGAGTCCGGCCGGTTCGTCGACGAGGGTGCCGAGCACGTCGAACACGAGGGCGTCGATCGCCGGCTCTGTCATGGGCGGGGCCTCCCGGAGGGATCACGGTGGCGGGCGGCGCGGGCACCGGTGAGTGCCCACGCCGCCCGGTGTCCGGCTCACCGTCGGGCGGCGCCGATGGTGATGATGCCGGCCAGCTTCGGGCTGGTGGCGTTGTCGTAAACGACCTCGCCGCCCGCCTTCTTCCAGATCTTGATCCGGAACGTGTCCGCGGTGGCCGTGACCCGGAATCCGTAGCCGCTGCCGCCGTTGACCGTGCCGGACCCCTGGTAGACGGCCTGGCCACCGGTGACCACGAGCCAGTCGGAGCCGGTCGAGCGGAACTTCAGCTTGGCCGGGCCGAAGTCGAGCGACGCCCATCCCGTGGGGACGGTGGCTCCCTTCTCGTACAGGGCCACGAGGGAGAAGGCGGCCTTGCCGGTCAGGGCCGGGCGGGCGGGGTAGGCGCCGGCCGGGGAGGTGTAGACCCCGGTGCCGAAGGCCGGTCCGGCGGAGCGGTCGTAGACGATCAGCTCGGGGAGGGTCCTGCTGTCCGAGGCGCCGTCGTCGTCGGTGACCGTGACGACCGGGCGGCGGATGCCGGCCTTGGTGTAGGTGTGCTCGGCCCGGCAGCCGGTCGCGGTGACCTTGCCGGCCTGCGGTGCGGTGCCGTCCTTCCAGTCGACCTCGCAGGTGTGGGTGTCGGAGGAGCCGGGGTCGGTGAAGGCGGCCGTGACGACGGCGGTCCCGCCCACCGACACCGCGGACCGGGGTCCGGTGGCGGCGGTGAGGGCCGGTGCCGCGTTGGCCACCTTCACGGTGGCCGTGTCGCGGCTGCGGCCGCCGGTCAGGGTGACGGTGTAGGTGCCGTCGTCGGTGCAGGTGAGGGTGGTGCGTGCCGCGGTGGGGTCGGCGAAGGCGCAGCGTGCCCCGTCCTCGACCGTCCACTGCGGGCTGCCCGCCCCCGACAGGGTGCCGTTCAGCGCGAGCGCGTCGCCCTCGGTGCCCTCGGCGTTCGGGCCTGCGTGCACGACGGTGACCGGATCGATGCTGGTGAGCGTCGGCACGACCTTCTTGATCAGGCCGTCCGCGTCGAACTCCAGCTTGTCGACGGTGGTTTCACGGTGTGTGCCGTCTCCGCCGGGGAGGGCGAACCGGTGGTAGGCGATGTACCAGTCGTCGGTGTTCGGCACATGGACGACGGAGTGGTGGCCGGGGCCCTTGATGCCGAGCGAGAGGTCCTTCTCCAGGATCACCCCGCGCTTGGTCCACGGGCCGGTGGGCGAGGGGCCGGTGGCGTAGGCGACCCGGTAGTTCTCGTCCCGGGTGTCGTTCTCCGACCACATGAAGTAGTAGGTGCCCTGGCGCTTGATGACGAAGGAGCCCTCGTTGTAGCCGCTGGGGGTGATGTCCTTCGTCTTCGCGGTGTCGATCGAGACCATGTCGGCGTTCAGCGGGGCGACATAAGCGTGGCCGTTGCCCCAGTAGAGGTACGACGTCCCGTCGTCGTCCGTGAACACGGCCGGGTCGATCATCTGGCCGCTGAGCTGGCCCGCCTTCAGCAGCGGTCGGCCGAGGGCGTCCTTGAACGGGCCGGTCGGCGAGTCGGACACCGCGACACCGATGTTGGCGTCGGCGCAGAAGTAGAAGTAGTACTTGCCGTCCTTCTCGGCGATGGTCGGCGCCCAGGCGCGGCTGTCCGCCCAGGAGACGTCGGGGCCGAGGTCGAGGATGACGCCGTGGTCCTTCCAGTGGACCAGGTCGGTGGAGGAGTAGGCCTTGAACTGCGTGCCGCTCCAGCCCTCGAAGCCGTCGGTGGTCGGGTAGATGTAGAAGGTGTCGCCGAAGCGGACGATGTTCGGGTCGGCGTTGAGGCCGGGCAGGACCGGGCTCTTCATGACGAGCGCCGAGACCGTCCAGGTGCGCTTCTTGCCGTCGGAGCCGGTCACTTCGTACGTCACCGGCTTGCTGAAGTCCTGGACGCTGCCGGAGGCGGGGCTGATCGCCGCGCCGTGGGCGAGGGTGAACTCCGGTGCCAGCGAGGTGAGATCGGCGCCTTCCTTCAGCGGCAGCGTGATCTTGCTGTCCGCGTTGTCGATGATCGCGTCGACCTTCAGACCGGACTGCGTGGCCTTGGCGATGCCCGCGGTGTTGCCGCTGAGCTCCATGACCTCCGCGGCCGTCAGGGCACGGTCGTAGATGCGGAAGTCGTCGACCTCGCCGCCGAAGTAGGGGTCGGCCGCGTACAGGGAGCGGCCGATGTAGCCGCTGTAGTCCTTGTTCGCGTCGTAGAGTTCGGACGGCTTGATGCCGGTCGTGGTGCGGGCCGCCTCGACGCCGTCGACGTAGAGGATCATCGTGCCGGTCGTGCCGTCGAGGGTGACGGTGACGTGCCGCCACTCACCGGGGGTGAGCTGGGAGCCGGCCGTCAGCTTCGACTCGGCGGACCAACTCGCCTTGGTGATGGCCGAGTAGAGGCTGGAGCCGCCGTTGGAGGGGGTGGCGAACAGGTACTTGTCGCTGTCGGGGCCGAGCCCGAACAGCCACTGGAAGCTCGCGCCGCCCTGCCACTTGGCGTACGTCGACACGGTCACGCTGCCGGCGTTCTTCAGCACGCCGTTCGGGATCTTCACGTACGGGGAGGTCGCCGAGTCGCCGGACATCTTGAACGAGCCGCCGTGGACTCCGGTGCCGAACGCGGGAGTTCGGGCGTAGGTGCCGTGGTAGCCGTGGCCGCTGGCGTCGCGGGCGATGTTGCCGCCGGTCTCGTCGAAGTCGTACTCCAGGAGCAGGTCCGCCGGGACGTCCGGGCCCTCCGCCGAGACGGTGACCTCGGCCCGCACCGGCAGTGCGGCGCCGTCGGGCAGGCTGCCGGTGACCGTGAAGGTGCCGGGCTGTGCGTACTCGGACGCCGGGACGTCCTCCCAGTCGACGGCGACGGGGCGCTTGACACCGTCGGCGTAGGTGGCGATCACCGTGGCCGGCAGGACCGGGGCCTCACCGGTCCGGGTCTTGACCTGGATGTCCTCGACGCTCTCCACCAGCTGGTCGGGCTGGTAGGCGCGCAGCAGCCGGTCGTACTCGGCCTGCGTGACCGGCAGGACCGTGCCGTGGCGCGGCCTGGACGGCAGGTCGTAGTCGGCGACCGGGGTCCAGACACCGGAGTCGAGGTCGGTCGTCTCGAAGGGGAGGTAGCCACGGCCGCCGAACTCGTCGAGGAACGCGTACCACTTCTCCTCGGTGTTCGACTTGAACACCAGCGGGCCCTCGGCGGCGCTCATCGCGCCCTTGCCGATGCCCTCGGCGACCGGGGTCCACGAACCCAGGATCGAGTCGCTCTTCTCCTCGAAGATGAACTTGCTGTTGGGCGTGGAGGAGGAGTTGTTCCGCTCGTCCTTCGACAGGCGGTAGTAGGTGCCGTCGTGCCGGATCATCGTGGAGTCGATGACCGAGTAGCCGCGGTCGACCCAGACCTTGGGCTGGCTGAAGGTGTAGAAGTCGCGGGTGGTCGCGTACATCATGCGGTTGTACGTGTCGCCCGAGTGCGCGTCGTTGTCGTACAGCTTCGACGCCCAGAAGACGACGTACTCGCCGCGCTCGGCGTCGTAGAAGGCCTCCGGGGCCCAGGTGTTGCCGGCGCTGTCCGGGGAGACCTTGACCAGGCGCTGGTTCGTCCAGTGCACGAGGTCGGTGGACTCCCAGACCATGATGGACTTGCTGCCGCTGCGCTGGGCGGCGTCCCAGTCGCCGTTGCCGTAGATCCGCAGGTCGGTGGCGATCTGGTAGAACTTGTCGCCCTCCGGGGAGCGGATGATGAACGGGTCGCGCAGGCCCTTCTCGCCGAGCGTGGAGGTCAGCACCGGCTTGCCGTCGTTCAACTCCCGCCACTTCAGCGGGTCGTCGCCCTTGCTGAGGGCGGCGTAGAGCTGTTCGCCGTCCGAGGTGCCCTCGCCGGTGAAGTAGCTGAACATGTAGCCCTTGAGGGCTTCCTGCTTGGGGAGTTCGGGGACCTTCGCGGTGAAGGTGCGGGTCGTGGACGCCTCGCCCTTGGTGACGGTGGCGGTCAGTTCGACGGTGGTGGCGCCGTCGCCGTGCGCGGGGCGGTGGACGACTCCGTCGTCGGTGATGACGTCCGAACGCGCCGAGGACCAGGCGACGTGGGTGCCGTAGTCGCCGTCCGCGGGGAGGGTGAGGTTGCCGCGTACGTCGTCGAGGTTGTGGACGGTGAGGGCCTCGGCGGCCTGCTCGGTGGCGGTCTTGTCGTCGAAGGCGGGCAGGACCGTGACGTCGAAGGACCTGGTGTCCGTCACCGTGCCCTTCTTCAGGGTCGCGGTGAGCGTGGCGTGGGCGTTCGGCTCGCCCGCGGCGGGGCGGGTCACCTTGCCGGTGTCCGAGACGGCGGCGGTGTTGTCGCTGGCCCAGCTGATCGTGGAGCCGCCCGCCGTGCCGGTCTTCGGCAGGTCCAGGTCGGCGGTGACGGCGCTGGTGTCGCCGAGGTCGAGGGCCGCCTTGTCGTCGGCGACGCCCTGGGTGGCCACGGGGAGCGAGAGCCGCTCGACCTCGGAGGCGTCCAGGGCACGGTCGTAGACCCGGAAGTCGCGGATGCGGCCCTTGAAGAGCTTGTCGCCCGAGTAGACGGACTTGCCTATGTAGTTGGCGGTGGTGGTGCCGGAGCCGATGGCGCCCGGGGTGGTGGTGACCGCGGTGTTGCGGCCGACCTCGACGCCGTCCTCGTACAGCACGCCCGTGGATCCGGTCTGGGTGTAGGTGAGGTGCTTCCACACCGCGCGGGTCAGGTTGTGCGCGTCCGACGGCTTGGTGGTCTGTTCCGTCGACCAGTTGCCGGTCGCGATCGAGGTGCGCAACGCGTTGCCGGTGGTGAACAGGTAGCCGTTGCCGCTGCTGCCGCTGGAGTTGCCGAAGCCGTAGATGAAGTACGGCGTGGACTGGGCCGCATCGATCAGCACGTCCGTCGAGACGGTGATCGCGCTCATGCCCTTCATGACGTCGTCGGGCACCTTGACGTAGGTGTCGGAGCCGTTGAAGGCGAGCCCCTGGCCGGAGGCCGACCAGTCGGCGGTGCCGCTGACCGTGCCGTCCCGGCCGTGGCCGGAGGCGTCGGTGACGGTGCTGCCGGAGGCGTTGTCGAGCTTGTACCAGAGGGCGAGTCCGTCGGTGATGTCCGCGGTGTCGGCGGCGGTCGCGGAGGTCACCGGAGCGGTCAGGCCGAGGAACAGCGACACGGCGGTCAGGCCCGCGAGGCGGCCCGCCCAGCGTCTCGCGCGGGGGCGCGGACGTGCGAGGTGCGTCATGTGGGGTTTCCCTGCTGAGGCATGGCTGACGGAGGAGGGGAGGGCAAGCAGGAGTCAGCCGGGAACGGGCGCCTCGGCCAAGGGCGCCCTGACGTTTCGGCTGGGTGACGTCGTGTTGCGAGAGTGTCAAACGGGTTGTGGTGCAGCGTCAAGAGGTTTCGAACAATGTCCGACAGGTCGAACAGACGGTTTCGGGGGTGCTCAACGGCGCGAGCGCCAAGGCGCGTTGGCGCGGGCTCCGCGAAGCCCGCGCCCTTGGTGCCGTCTCAGCCCACCGCGCGCTTCACGAGCGCACCGATCCGTTCCTCCACGTCGGCCGTCACCTCGGTCAGGGCGAACGCGGCCGCCCACATCGGACCGTCGTCCAGCTTCGCCAGGTCACTGAACCCGAGGGTCGCGTACCGCGCCTTGAACTTCTCCGCGCTCTGGAAGAAACAGACGACCTTGCCGTCCAGGGCGTAGGCCGGCATGCCGTACCAGAGCTTGGGCGCGAGCGTGGGGGCGGCGGCGGTGACGACGGCGTGCACCCGCTCGGCCATCACCCGGTCCGAGTCCCGCATCTCGGCGATCTTCGCGAGCACGTCCCGCTCGGCCTCCGCCGCCTTGTCCGCGTTCGAGCGGCGCCGCGCGGCGGTCTTCATCTCCCGCGCGTGCTCCTTCATCGCGGCCCGCTCCTCGGCCGTGAACCCCTCGTAGGCGCCGTCTTCGGTACTGGCCATCGCGCAACTCCCCCTCGTGGACCTCGGTGTGCAGACCTTCGGATCTCGCTGTGCACGACTTCGGGAGGGGACTTTAGTCCCGATCGTGCCGACGGCGGAGTTCCGCCGACAGATGGTGCTGCAACGGCTGTCCCACCGCCGCGAGATCGTGGACGAAGGTGAGGGTGTCGGCGCCGGTCAGTGTGTAGCGGCGGCGGGTGGCCTCGACCTCCTTGGCCGTCGGGGTCAGGGCCACCTCCTGGGTGGACAGGTCGACCGTGCCCTCCTCGGCATGGCCCACGGCGATCTCCGCGATGCCGGTGGGCTGGGTGATCAGGGCCTCCACCCGGCCGTCGGGCTGGAGTCGCCACCAGCCGCTCTCGCGGGCCGCCGGACGCAGCGGGTTGTCGTCCGCGTCGATCAGCCAGGCCCGGGCCTCGTAGCGGAGGAAGGGGCGGCCGTCGTGGCTGAAGGTGACCTCCTGCGCGTAGGCGAAGTCCCCGTCGAGGGTCGGGTATCCCCCGCGGCCGCGGCCGTGCCAGGTGCCCAGGAAGCCGAGCACCGGCTTGAGCAGTGCGTGGGGTGCGGGTGCCGCGTCCGGCCCGTGGGCTTCGCCGTACGGGTACTGCGGTGCGGGTTGGGACACGTCGGTGCTCCTCGGGGTCGGGCCGGTTCGTGGGAAAGCCTAGGCCGCGCCCACCGGCGCGACTTCACTTCCCCAGCCGGTAATTCACTCGCCCGGCCGGAAGCCGAGCACATAGGCTCCGCCCGCGCACCTGGGACGCGACACACGACCGCGAGGGGACCCCCATGGAAACGCCCGGCTCACGCACCGACCGCTTCGGCCTGCTGCTCGACCAGTTCGACCGGGCCCGGGAGATGGCCGAGGTCCGGCTCATCGGCCTCAGCGACGAGGAGTACCTGTGGGAGCCGGTGGCCGACTGCTGGTCGCTGCGGCGCCGCGAGGAGGCGGTGACCCCTCGGGCGTTCGGGCCCGGTGACTGGGTGCTCGACCTGGGCGCGCCGGACATCCCCAAGAACGAGTACGCGGAAGTCGCCCGGCAGGCCGCCTCCGGCATGTCCGTCGAGAAGATCGCCGAGGACTGGAGCGTCAGCGTCGAACGGGTCCAGGAGATCCTCGACCACACCGGCCCGCTGGAACCCGACAGGACGCCGGTCACCACCATCGCGTGGCGCCTCGGACATCTGCATTTCGAGTTCGCGGGCGCCTGGGAGTGGGCCTTCGGCGAGCGGCGCCGGGATCCGAAGCTGATGGTCGACTTCTCGCCCTCGGCGGCCGTGACGCTGGAGCGGTTCTGGCCGGTGATCGACCGCTGGCGCGAGAGCGTGGGCCGGATGACGGAGGAGCAGCTCGACACGGTCGGGTTCTCCCAGTACCCGTACGGCGGGGACGCCGACGAGCCGTACATCAGCGTGCTGTGGGGCGCGAACCTGGAGTTCATCCACCACATGGCCGAGATCGCCCTCCTGCGCGACCTGTGGCGGGCGCGGTTCGGCACCGCCGGGTGACCCGAGCCCGGGCAGCGGAAATGCCGTGGAGCCGCAGCTCGGGGGCGTGTTAGCGTCCCCACGCCGGCCGCGGGACTTCGGTGCGACTTCCGGAACCTGCCTGTACAGCAATGATTCGCAGCTCGTGCCCCCATTCCCCGGCCGGCATCCAGCTACAAGGGGGCGGGAAAAGGGATGGAGTCGTACGGGGATCTCGTCGCGGCCGACGACGTGCTGCTCTTCGTCAACGCGGCGATCACGGCGACCGGGCAGCGCGAGTTCCACGCCGACGCGGGCGCACAGCGGCTGTCCCTCGACTTCCTGCACGCGTACATGCTCGGCAACTACCGCGATCTGTACGCGGGTGTGCTGGCACTGGACATCAACGACCACAACGCGGCGCTGATCGTCCGCCGGCTGCTGGAGACCTCCGCCGAGGCGTCCGTGGAGCAGCGCCGCAGCGAGGGGCGGCTGATCGCGGGGCGGCTGGCGCTGCTGCCGCCGCAGCGCGTCTACGGACTCTTCCGTGCGCTGCGCCGCGCCGGGGTGAACAACCGCCGTACCCGCGCGCTGCTGCGCGACTGGCTGGCCGCCCGCCCCGATCTGGCCTTCGACGCGGTCAAGTACCGCAGCGGCCTCAAGCAGGCCCTGCGGCACGCGCATCTCGCCCCGGACGACGGCGAGTTGGGTACGTTCCTGTTCGCGCCGCTGAGCCGCGCCCACTACGACACCCCGATCCTGGAGACCTGGCGCCGGGCGCACTACGAGCAGGCGGCCGTGTACGAGCTGCCGTACACCGTGGCCGAGGGCTTCGCGGCCAAGCACGGCATTCCGCGGGCCGTCTTCCTGGAGCGGATCGCGCCCCGGATGACCCGCCTGGAGGCGCTGCGGCTCCAGGAGACGGCGCAGCGCCGAGGCGTCGCGGAGGCGGTCGCGGT includes:
- a CDS encoding P1 family peptidase, with amino-acid sequence MSAPAPRPSSSGAAPRARDIGLGVGDLPTGPHNALTDVPGVRVGHTTLIDPPRVHSGVTAIVPDGIGPQRPLPAGVFVGNGYGKLLGGTQLAELGALETPVLLTSTLSAFRVADALVGWMLERPGNEDVRSLNPVVGECNDGLLSDIRSRPVREEHIRSALENASDGPVAEGCVGAGTGTSALGFKAGVGTSSRRLALSGREVTVGVLVQANFGGRLRISGRTVTPVDVGLPDPDAGPDRGSCMVVAATDAPLDARQLTRVARRAVYALARVGAAYGHGSGDYGLAFGTRPLGEPAGPAVLPDDRLDPLFGAALDAVEEAVLNSLLTATTTTGPRGHTRHALPVGPLRTLLE
- a CDS encoding haloacid dehalogenase type II; this translates as MTEPAIDALVFDVLGTLVDEPAGLRAGIRALDASLDDTRVEELLSLWQRHVEHEQARVVAGARPFTTSEVIDREAARLVADATGADDSAAAALALSARRLPAWPDTLAGLARLARRFPLIGLSNASRTALLELSAHAGLRWHQALSAAEAATFKPDPAVYQLAVSVSGRPPERLLMVAAHAWDLRGAQRLGLRTAYVARPVGDPPAPEDRFDLYADGLADLADQLDKA
- a CDS encoding FABP family protein — translated: MSQPAPQYPYGEAHGPDAAPAPHALLKPVLGFLGTWHGRGRGGYPTLDGDFAYAQEVTFSHDGRPFLRYEARAWLIDADDNPLRPAARESGWWRLQPDGRVEALITQPTGIAEIAVGHAEEGTVDLSTQEVALTPTAKEVEATRRRYTLTGADTLTFVHDLAAVGQPLQHHLSAELRRRHDRD
- a CDS encoding iron chaperone, with the translated sequence MASTEDGAYEGFTAEERAAMKEHAREMKTAARRRSNADKAAEAERDVLAKIAEMRDSDRVMAERVHAVVTAAAPTLAPKLWYGMPAYALDGKVVCFFQSAEKFKARYATLGFSDLAKLDDGPMWAAAFALTEVTADVEERIGALVKRAVG
- a CDS encoding family 43 glycosylhydrolase yields the protein MTHLARPRPRARRWAGRLAGLTAVSLFLGLTAPVTSATAADTADITDGLALWYKLDNASGSTVTDASGHGRDGTVSGTADWSASGQGLAFNGSDTYVKVPDDVMKGMSAITVSTDVLIDAAQSTPYFIYGFGNSSGSSGNGYLFTTGNALRTSIATGNWSTEQTTKPSDAHNLTRAVWKHLTYTQTGSTGVLYEDGVEVGRNTAVTTTPGAIGSGTTTANYIGKSVYSGDKLFKGRIRDFRVYDRALDASEVERLSLPVATQGVADDKAALDLGDTSAVTADLDLPKTGTAGGSTISWASDNTAAVSDTGKVTRPAAGEPNAHATLTATLKKGTVTDTRSFDVTVLPAFDDKTATEQAAEALTVHNLDDVRGNLTLPADGDYGTHVAWSSARSDVITDDGVVHRPAHGDGATTVELTATVTKGEASTTRTFTAKVPELPKQEALKGYMFSYFTGEGTSDGEQLYAALSKGDDPLKWRELNDGKPVLTSTLGEKGLRDPFIIRSPEGDKFYQIATDLRIYGNGDWDAAQRSGSKSIMVWESTDLVHWTNQRLVKVSPDSAGNTWAPEAFYDAERGEYVVFWASKLYDNDAHSGDTYNRMMYATTRDFYTFSQPKVWVDRGYSVIDSTMIRHDGTYYRLSKDERNNSSSTPNSKFIFEEKSDSILGSWTPVAEGIGKGAMSAAEGPLVFKSNTEEKWYAFLDEFGGRGYLPFETTDLDSGVWTPVADYDLPSRPRHGTVLPVTQAEYDRLLRAYQPDQLVESVEDIQVKTRTGEAPVLPATVIATYADGVKRPVAVDWEDVPASEYAQPGTFTVTGSLPDGAALPVRAEVTVSAEGPDVPADLLLEYDFDETGGNIARDASGHGYHGTYARTPAFGTGVHGGSFKMSGDSATSPYVKIPNGVLKNAGSVTVSTYAKWQGGASFQWLFGLGPDSDKYLFATPSNGGSSLYSAITKASWSAESKLTAGSQLTPGEWRHVTVTLDGTTGTMILYVDGVEAARTTTGIKPSELYDANKDYSGYIGRSLYAADPYFGGEVDDFRIYDRALTAAEVMELSGNTAGIAKATQSGLKVDAIIDNADSKITLPLKEGADLTSLAPEFTLAHGAAISPASGSVQDFSKPVTYEVTGSDGKKRTWTVSALVMKSPVLPGLNADPNIVRFGDTFYIYPTTDGFEGWSGTQFKAYSSTDLVHWKDHGVILDLGPDVSWADSRAWAPTIAEKDGKYYFYFCADANIGVAVSDSPTGPFKDALGRPLLKAGQLSGQMIDPAVFTDDDGTSYLYWGNGHAYVAPLNADMVSIDTAKTKDITPSGYNEGSFVIKRQGTYYFMWSENDTRDENYRVAYATGPSPTGPWTKRGVILEKDLSLGIKGPGHHSVVHVPNTDDWYIAYHRFALPGGDGTHRETTVDKLEFDADGLIKKVVPTLTSIDPVTVVHAGPNAEGTEGDALALNGTLSGAGSPQWTVEDGARCAFADPTAARTTLTCTDDGTYTVTLTGGRSRDTATVKVANAAPALTAATGPRSAVSVGGTAVVTAAFTDPGSSDTHTCEVDWKDGTAPQAGKVTATGCRAEHTYTKAGIRRPVVTVTDDDGASDSRTLPELIVYDRSAGPAFGTGVYTSPAGAYPARPALTGKAAFSLVALYEKGATVPTGWASLDFGPAKLKFRSTGSDWLVVTGGQAVYQGSGTVNGGSGYGFRVTATADTFRIKIWKKAGGEVVYDNATSPKLAGIITIGAARR
- a CDS encoding DinB family protein produces the protein METPGSRTDRFGLLLDQFDRAREMAEVRLIGLSDEEYLWEPVADCWSLRRREEAVTPRAFGPGDWVLDLGAPDIPKNEYAEVARQAASGMSVEKIAEDWSVSVERVQEILDHTGPLEPDRTPVTTIAWRLGHLHFEFAGAWEWAFGERRRDPKLMVDFSPSAAVTLERFWPVIDRWRESVGRMTEEQLDTVGFSQYPYGGDADEPYISVLWGANLEFIHHMAEIALLRDLWRARFGTAG